The Rhododendron vialii isolate Sample 1 chromosome 3a, ASM3025357v1 nucleotide sequence AGCAGTCACCATAGCAAGAAATGTAACCGAAAAGTCCTGCCGGAAAATGGTGATCGCGAAAAGTATTTCCATAATTTCCCGCCACGACTGCTCATTGAGCCTCTCATCCTCGGCCTCTCGCAGAGATCCAAGGAATATCCATTTGGTTATTTGCCACAAGAAACACATAAAGACGAGACCCATGTTGAGAAGAAGCACCAAACTGATCTTGGATGTCGATAAATGTACCATTGCAGGGTAGAACTGGCCTCTACTATAAAAAGCGTGATAAATAACCACTAGTGTCGCTACCAAACTAAGACCCCCATACGTTTGTAGCCTCATCATTTTTCTCTACAAGCTGTATCCCCCAACTGTCCGAAAAATCAATCAAGTTGCTGAAAAGAACACAATTATATTCAACCTGCATTTCACgagcatgataagtatataAGACGAACAACAACAGAACAAATAATTTTTAGACAGAAGGAACAAATGCCTATGGGAGTATTTTTTGCTCAGGTAGCGAGCAAGTGTTGCGTAACCATAGACTCCAGAGTCCAGACCTATGGCGGGCCTCGGAAGGGACCAAAGAGCCATAGCTTCTACCGCCCCCCCAAGGGCTAGTAGAACACAGCTGGTCTTTGCTGGAGGCCAAACTTCGAGGGGCGTTGATCGCCCAACTCAAACCTCTGGACATCCAAACCACTTGAGAGTAAGCCATGAACCACTAGGCTACCAACCTTGGTGGTCATGTTCAtgggatgtttttttttggggggtaatgCAGGGTGTTACGCATAGGGTGAGGTGACTACAAGAGTTGGTCGCAAGGATAATCAAACCTAAGACCTTAGAAGGCAAGGGCAGAGGTAGCATGTGGCAAGTGGGGTCACTTGACTCCACTGAGTTCAAAAATACCCCAATAATAGGTACAAATTTTTGGAGAATTTAGCAAATTCGCCCGCAGGAGTTATGCTCTTGCCTGAGGGAGTTTAGGAAACTACAATCCTTGACTTCTTTGATTTAGGATGTAAATATGTAAtacactctctctctgtctctaacTCACACTACAGATGAGGCTATCTTTCAACATATGAAAATATGTAATACACTCACTCTCTGTCTCTAACTCACACTACAGGTGAGGCTATCATGCTTCATTTCAACATATGAAAAAGCAACAGGTCAAGTTTCGAATTGAATAGTATGATTACATAGCTACATTTTTATTTACCAGTGTagtgtattattttttaattgtcaAGTAAGAaatctttttttgataaatttgtcaagtaagaaaaataaatcatATATGATATAGATAATTGACTCCACTGCCAGTAAATCTGGGCTTTGCCTCTATTAGAAGGGAGCAAAACCCTagcccctttggattgagggatttctcaagaaaataaaatagaagGTTATGGTTTCcagccaaatcactcatttggattgagtaTCGCAGTGAGAAATAGagagaagaagtaaaaaaaatggaaaatttggaTTGGCCCTTCTCCTTTCTGACCAAAAAAATGGAGATGTTGGGTGAGAAAGGGCTCCCCTTTCTTATCTAACCCCTTCTAAAAATCCAAAGAGACTGATACAAGTCCCAGGCGGCCAATATCacaggccaaccccttgggggtTATGTTCACGGGATTACATCCAAATTCTAAAGCGTACTAAAAAATCCACATTCAAATCCAACAGAAGGATTACGTGTTCCTGGGGTATGAACATATCCGATCAATTTCCCGAGATAATTCAATTTAAAACCGTAAGTATAATGCCGTGTAGGGGATCGACTAGGAGTAGAAGATCTGATCAAAAAGAATAGGAGGATATAATGCATAACAATCAGCTAAATCCTAGAGAACGAATGCAGAACTTACCTATTCGAAGAAATCTATCTCCCTCTTCCTCTAGATTTCCGTCTGTTATTCGGAGCTGTTCAATCGCCTAAAGAACAAACAATTCCGCGAAAGCGAGAAAAAGCATCATCCTCATCATGGGCTCATATCGGCCCATTCTTAAACGGATCTACGGCCCATTAAGGCCCACGGATTAGCCCACACTTCAAAGATGGCTTATGGCCACAGATGACCAAAGTGGAAAACCCCAGATCAATCTGGAAACACGGGGATGAAAGCAAGAAATAATTGCAGCCTAAACTCCCCATTAAAGTCTACACTACCGCCACAAGTCCACCGCACGCCTATGCAGACTCGTGCGGCGAACGTAACATCTCAATGCAGTGGTTCGGGTGAATCGGCCAATCATGGAACCCCACGCAGATGTGCGGTGGACTCGTACGGTGAACATATTATTTTGCTGGATCTCCCATAGGCCTGCGATTGATTGAGCGGCGAACGTAGCATCTCACTGCAGTGATCTGAATGAATCGGCCAATCCTGGGCCTAATCAATGGAGCAGTGACAAAAACACACATGTAAGCGGAAAGGGATTTGGAATGGGGACCGGAGCATTTTTAATCACCACACGGAACTCTATCTCTTGTACTAATAACCATGCAATTAAGGACCAACGACAAAGCACATGTGGTGCCCAAGAGAGCTACGTTTTTGGTGCGAGTCCACAAatccttttttttcaatttaaagtGTTCCGGTGAGTTTACTTGCACCACGACTACTTATTACTTATTGTAGATTAATTTAATTGTTAGCTAGCTGAAGATCCAGTTATAAGTCTATGGATTAACCCTGAAAAAATTAACAGCGCCTTAGAGGTTTCAAACAGTTTATAAAACTAAGATCTTGACTACCGAACGTACAATCCCAAAATTTTAagcatttttcttaattacaatTATGGGAATGACGGAAATCGTAGACTTCGTATTCATTTTTTCATGTCTCTAAgtaactcaaaaaataaaaataaatctcaCTTTGTATATCGACACCTTTTGAAgtattattttcttatttatacGCGACACCTTTTGAAGCAGCtccaaaaagttattttttgaacttttcttgaatatttttcgAAGTACTTGCGTAAAAgtaataataatttttactttttcaattcctcttgtcgagacgaattcATACCATATAAAAGTTTAgcgtaaaacaaacaaaagcaaaaaaaataaaaataaaaataaaaataaaaccaaaaaattatagtGTATAATTTAATCACGCTAGTGAATAGGTTCCGCAGCCACAAACTTCGTTAAAAAGTACCACCAGACCTTCCTCAAATTCGTCGTAAGTATATACAATTTTAATACTCTCATCACTGCTTACGCTTTCAAACATTCCACTGCTTACGCTTTCAAACATACCAGACTTGTTTgacccaaaataaataaaaaaaaatttaaaaaaaaaaaatcccaaactTGACGTGGAGCCATGCTTACCCCCACATAAAACCGGGCAAGAGTCTTTGTCGAGTTTTCCTTCAACCGGTATGGTCCGGTTTAAATCATTTGTGGATTCTTTCCGGTCCAATAATAATGATCggaattgtttactttttaaaaCTCATTGAGAACAACACTGACGGTGTCGAAAACacatatcgtttgatatgatatcgaaatgcatttatcttcGAATAATTGTGTTAAATGGGTTGCAATCTAGTAATTGTACATATTTTCCTTATAAACTCAATGCATTtagaaatcatatcaaatgatatcTGATGAACGTGATTTTTGGTGTGATCAATGTGCTCAACGAGCTCTGAAAAGTAAACAATTCCGATAATTGTTGTGAGCCTGAAAAAACTCACAAACTCACAAATGGTAAAAAACTGGACCTGGTTAGAGAAGACTGGACAGGAAACACTACTATAGGAGTATATACAGGTGGGGGGCCAATTGTTTTCCAAATTCCTTCGTCCTTTCTTCTCCAACGTAGCCACTCTCTTCGCCCCTCTTTCCATCCTCTGAAAGCTACTGCAAACTACCCCACGTcctctctctcccactctctctctctctctctaacccccaacccccatcctctctctctaacccccATTCTCGAAAGTTCATTTTCCACTATCCATTTCCCGCCCCACAACTACCCACCCACCAACCTCGGTTTATCAGGCACGTATTAGCGTTCGTTGTGACGGTCATACATCCCTCAGTATCAGTAGTGTCAGCCATGGCCTCTCGCTCGTCCGATCCTGAGcagccttctctctcttccctcggAAACGTTTCTACACCAACTCTATACTCTCGTGTGTTCTGTTACACAATTTGTTTTTGTACGGTTGctgattttgttgttgtttgtgatTAATTAGGTCGGCAAGTCCTCAGGAGAGATCGATGATGCTCATGTGCCTCTTGTTAACGGGGAACGCCATTACGATAGCTACTCTGTTCTCTCAGCTGTCCTCCCGTAAGTACGCACGTTACATATAGCTGTACAAGTGCGATACCTTAGTAACGGCAATAGTTCTATTGTGTTTTGACGGGATTATTCGATCCCACCTACAGTGGAAGCGcaacaaaaaattaatgtgcCCACAAAGATAGATATCTACCTGGTTCGGCCTCAATGTCTACTCTACGTGAAAGAGAACAATTTGCACTAATATTGAATGAGTACAATGAGATAAGAAATACCCAACCCTACCCAAAGCTCAAGCTCACTTGTGTTTTTATCTCCTGACACTCACCCAATATACTCACTTGTTATCTCTATTACAACAGAACTATTACAGCCAAATAGTACTGCTTAAACAAAACtctagaaatcaaaaaaaaaaaaaaaaaactctagaagATTGGTGAAGAATGTGGAAAGGCACCCATGGAACTTGGAGCCGGCTGCTCTTGCACTACCCAAAGCAATTTGAATTGCTTGACAATGGGCACTCTCCCCTTTCCAACCAAGAAACCCACTTCACAAACACATTGAAATGCAataaaatctttcatttttcaactgctttttctgtttttcaacAAATAGAGTAGTTATATCTCATTGATTTACGATTTAACATTAAATATGTAAATTTTATTGAGGAAGGAAGTTTGAACATGATGCCTCCATTCCAGATATGGACATGATATTTTGGTGTTACAACCATATTCAGACGTGCATTTCACAATTTGAATGATTTGCTCCTCCATTGACAAGAACTTGTCGTTCCATGCCTTGCTTAGCCTAGTGACAAGTACATGCCATGCATGCCTTGCCTAGCCCATCTGGTTCTCAACTTCTCAGTTTGacagctttttctttttcctgctAAGTGAGAAAATCAACAGATAAGGGATATGAGTTTAGCGGCTGGGGTGAGCTTTTgtgtgaatttttatttttttcccacaaaAAATGGGAGTATGCTGTCTGTCATACACATGCTTACTAGATAATATACATAGATACATTAGATATTCGGACAATCACGAGCTTCaatcaagaaaatgaaatttttgtcCTAGTGTTAGACATAAGAAGCATTGCACTGAGGCTGATAAAaaagtagcagcagcagcattgCACTGAGGTCAATGTGAATTGGGTTTAGCAGATAAAAGAATTAACTTTAAGCACTTGAATGGGGTAAATTGTTCTATTCTACAATAACTTCATATAAACCTAGCAAATCTATTCAAACATTGAGCAACATCTTGCAGTTTCACAGAATATCTGACTTGCGAGTTACAATCGTACCCTTGTTTCATCCTATGTGTGCTTCCACCGTTCTACACCGAACAAAATGGAGATCTAACATATGTATAAATTCTAGACACAAGATTTTGTATAGAGTGCGTAGAGATATAATATGTGCTGCGCTGCAAAGAACGAAGCTTATTCATGCCCATTTTATTTATTGTCCGATACCATGAAGCAGCATCTTGTTTCTTTGTTCTAGACATTATTGACAGATTCCCATCATTTCAGATTTCTTTTCCCAGCCCTTGGAGGATTACTGTATGGCTATGATATTGGTGCAACATCCTGTGCTACAATCTCCGTAGAGGTACACTTTCATTAAAGTCGTGACAGGATTTATATAGCCTCAAATAATTGGGTCAAGGCTTTGTTGAGTAGAGTTGTTTCAATATTGCTACTAGGTACCATTTGTTTGTTAGAAGTGACGATAATTGTTTTCATGGTTCTGGAGTTAGTTTCAATTGATCTGCAACCATTAGGTTTCTACAGAAGTGTGTTTTTTAGTTCTCGGAAGTTTATTTCGACTTAGCCATTAAAAGGACGCAACTTATGTCCTCCTATCAAAAACCTTTATCCTGTCCTTGCTATGATTTTGATGAGTGGGGAACGCTTGTGTAAAATAATGAGGTAGAGTGGTTAAGATACTTTACTTGTTTCGATACCATGCTAACCAACCAACTTCTCTGTTGTTTTAATTTGTTAGCAAGTGTGTTAAACAGAAATCTCATCTGCCACATCTAAGTTTCCTCTTCTTTGCAGTCAGCCACATTAAGCGGGACGACATGGTATGATTTATCTTCAGTAGACATTGGTCTCATAGTAAGTTTTCATCTCTTTGTTGCTTGTTAGACTTGACTTCGATTAGTGGTAACTTTGTATTTCCTGAGGCTCCGCTAGTCAAAGTTCTATTTTCCTGAGGTTCTGCTCTTAGTAGGTCCTTTGCTTTACGCTCTTAACTAACTAACGAAAACAAAATCTGTTGCGGAGTTATGTTAATTCTGCTCTCTGGCTGCTGCCCTTCGCAGACTAGTGGCTCACTGTATGGGGCTTTGATTGGCTCTGTATTAGCTTTTAATGTTGCCGACTTTCTAGGTTAGTTTTGTCTTCTGAATGGAGAGATAAAAAGTTTGTCTCAATTTCTTGGTTTCTAGTTGAAAGTCGTGAATATGAATGccaggaagaagaagagaattgATTGTGGCTTCAGTGTTGTATCTTGTTGGAGCGCTGGTTACAGCACTGGCACCTGACTTTGTCATTATGGTGATTGGACGTTTTGTATTCGGCATTGGTATTGGACTGGTAATATACGTTATAACCTCTTGAATGCCCGATTCAGTTATCTATGTACGTTATCATTGATTGTCAAAATGatattttagtttcttttcCATGCTTATATAGGCAATGCATGCTGCTCCGATGTACATTGCTGAGACAGCTCCATCTCAGATACGTGGTCAATTAATTTCTCTCAAAGAGTTCTTTATAGTTCTTGGGATGGTTGTAAGTACTCCAATCTAAGTCTTTTACTTCAGTTTTTAATGTCATAGGCTGAAGTAAGAACTAAATCTTGAAGTTCAGCCGTAGGCTGAAGTCTTAGTGCTTCCAATTGCCTTGTTCCTTTTTATTATGATATCTTAGCATTATTTGTGGGCTATGCCTTTATTTCCTTGTTATATGAATCCTGGAATCTCTTCTAGGCAGGTTATGCACTAGGAAGCCTTTTGGTTGACACAGTTTCCGGTTGGCGCTACATGTATGGGGCTAGCACACCCATAGCTGTAGTTATGGGAATTGGAATGTGGTGGCTACCTGCGTCGCCTCGTTGGCTACTTCTATGTGCTATACAAGGTAAAGGCAATATGCAGAACCTAAGAGAGACTGCCGTATATTGCTTGTGCCGGCTCCGAGGTGAAGCTATTGGTGATTCAGCTCCTGAACAAGTAGAAGAAATGCTGGGTGAGCTTTCTTATgttggtgaagaaaaagaagccgGATT carries:
- the LOC131319945 gene encoding D-xylose-proton symporter-like 2; the protein is MASRSSDPEQPSLSSLGNVGKSSGEIDDAHVPLVNGERHYDSYSVLSAVLPFLFPALGGLLYGYDIGATSCATISVESATLSGTTWYDLSSVDIGLITSGSLYGALIGSVLAFNVADFLGRRRELIVASVLYLVGALVTALAPDFVIMVIGRFVFGIGIGLAMHAAPMYIAETAPSQIRGQLISLKEFFIVLGMVAGYALGSLLVDTVSGWRYMYGASTPIAVVMGIGMWWLPASPRWLLLCAIQGKGNMQNLRETAVYCLCRLRGEAIGDSAPEQVEEMLGELSYVGEEKEAGLAEMFQGKCLKALIIGAGLVLFQQITGQPSVLYYAASILESAGFSEASDATRVSILLGLLKLIMTGVAVVVVDRVGRRPLLLGGVSVMVISLFLLGSYYTFLDNAPVMAVVALLLYVGCYQLSFGPIGWLMISEIFPLRLRGRGLSIAVLVNFGANAIVTFSFSPLKALLGAGALFFIFGGIAIISLAFIYFIVPETKGLSLEEIEAKLL